Proteins from a single region of Desertibacillus haloalkaliphilus:
- a CDS encoding ATP-binding protein yields MEYSNILIVGDIMKSIKEERSIERIINQISINLKLTKANKLTEKKNEFYSKFLNELPVAVIMTNRKKVLFANQRAVSDIEMDRIENMIGQNVFRMICIKDHDISKQWHNAVINGVNYDLKEVEVELGNKKVKFFDITTITFGYEGEEAIIHVFTDVTDRKLMEDAMIRSEKLAIAAHLAEGIAHEIKNPLTSLKGFFKLIKDKTDKEYFNTIIEDELNRIEQIANELLMLAKPHSDIYKPCSVSNLLDDAISFLEPQATVKGNKIVKVYEDETLMIQCESMKVRQAFINLIKNAIEATTNGCISITSERVDGMAEIKVIDKGIGMPRELLDKAWDPFFTTKEKGTGLGLIISDKIIESHQGTRTIESREGEGTTLTITFPLVK; encoded by the coding sequence TTGGAATATTCTAATATTTTGATTGTGGGTGATATTATGAAATCTATTAAAGAGGAACGTTCAATTGAAAGAATTATTAACCAAATTAGTATTAATCTAAAATTAACGAAAGCAAATAAACTAACTGAAAAGAAGAATGAGTTTTATAGTAAATTTCTTAATGAACTACCAGTTGCAGTCATCATGACTAATAGAAAGAAGGTTTTATTCGCTAATCAAAGAGCTGTGTCAGATATTGAAATGGACCGTATAGAAAATATGATTGGTCAAAATGTTTTTCGGATGATTTGTATCAAGGATCATGACATAAGTAAACAGTGGCACAATGCGGTGATTAACGGTGTTAATTATGATTTAAAAGAAGTAGAAGTTGAGTTGGGAAATAAGAAGGTCAAATTCTTTGATATAACGACTATAACTTTTGGTTATGAAGGTGAAGAAGCAATAATACATGTCTTTACTGATGTTACGGATCGTAAATTAATGGAGGATGCTATGATTCGATCTGAAAAGTTAGCCATTGCTGCCCACCTTGCTGAGGGAATTGCTCATGAAATAAAAAACCCACTCACTTCACTTAAAGGATTTTTTAAATTGATTAAAGATAAAACTGATAAAGAATACTTTAACACAATTATTGAAGATGAGTTAAATCGTATCGAACAAATCGCTAATGAACTACTTATGTTAGCAAAGCCTCATTCGGATATCTATAAACCATGTTCTGTTTCCAATCTATTAGATGATGCAATATCATTTCTTGAACCACAAGCGACTGTAAAAGGGAACAAAATAGTGAAAGTATACGAAGACGAAACACTAATGATCCAATGTGAGTCAATGAAAGTAAGGCAGGCTTTTATTAACCTTATAAAAAATGCCATTGAGGCTACAACGAATGGGTGTATTTCCATAACGAGTGAAAGGGTAGATGGTATGGCTGAGATAAAAGTGATTGATAAAGGAATTGGTATGCCTAGAGAGCTATTAGATAAAGCTTGGGATCCATTCTTTACTACGAAGGAAAAAGGGACAGGTTTGGGCTTGATCATTAGTGACAAAATTATTGAGTCACACCAAGGAACAAGGACAATCGAAAGTAGAGAAGGCGAAGGAACGACGCTTACAATTACATTTCCACTTGTAAAATAA
- a CDS encoding EAL domain-containing protein: MVEKKIGGRIDDKLIKRLFGKYIDAMFILDGQGEFLAINQAFTQLLGYQFKELSQVFQEFIQKEDLEKLDYHFYKALSNKITSFDISLLHKNGDLIDVAITFIPEIDSGGVGVVHGVAKTISAGKEDGIEYDSLKQQLKLVEEESNIGSWEYNVSRSKGNWSNQVYSILQIEKLPAFLPTFKRMLELIDPKEREEFQRAMQDGIDKRESFSIAYRITRQDNEVRDLYFKGSPVLNENGEVSRFLGTVRDITEKKQEEQLQLIKINLSVGVWSYDVKIGKLQFCSRGIEKIFALDRITLENKGKGWFDYVHQEDLSKVKANYRKVLEGQEVHEQYRIINEKHEEKWIETQSTPILDMDGNVVRIDGHATDITKQKASELLLEYISNHDHVTKLPNRKAFMDKLKEVIDEEHTKFAVMYLDMDRFRSVNESLSHEIGDKVLIDISNRLKNALDQTAYLARLGGDEFAICLRDINNIADTYKVAENLIELIEKPIFIEEHEIYMTTSIGISLYPLDGRDIDSLLRHASIALHKAKVEGKNSWKVYSPSLNIESYKLFSLEKDLRKAFINQEFFIEYQPKVDTKTNIIKGAEALIRWKHPEWGVVSPHEFIPLAEDSGLSFRLSDSVLDKVCKQLKIWENQGKSLVPISVNITPNRLLKAGFADDVLEIIEETSVDPNLIELEITEETVIRNIDAAKSVIAQLREKGITFALDDFCSGYSSLSYLNELDISTVKIDKSFITKISDDNNKTKGIIRSLIILADELKVNLVAEGVETNEQLNFLRQLDCPLIQGFIYSKSIPGEGLQSLLKKGSIKPKSANDLQKRTENRRKFYRINFDYPLCARMTIVKFKGQDVKLGNSKSLIEDLSLGGIRFTTQINLPVRSDVLLEFTTKILGEEVTVCGYIVWKHEANNDLFQYGLQFITTEKEMDKFAPLFNKLSLNLKTSPILQDCSFLRIGRTAYFKGEDK; this comes from the coding sequence ATGGTCGAGAAAAAAATAGGTGGTCGTATAGATGATAAGTTAATTAAAAGACTTTTTGGCAAATACATTGATGCAATGTTTATTTTAGATGGACAAGGAGAATTTCTTGCAATTAATCAAGCATTTACACAATTATTAGGCTATCAATTTAAAGAGTTGTCACAAGTATTTCAAGAGTTTATTCAAAAAGAAGATCTTGAAAAACTCGATTATCACTTTTATAAAGCGTTATCAAATAAAATCACATCGTTTGATATATCATTATTACACAAAAATGGAGATCTCATTGACGTAGCTATCACATTTATTCCAGAAATTGATAGTGGCGGCGTTGGAGTGGTTCACGGGGTAGCCAAAACTATTTCGGCAGGTAAAGAAGACGGTATAGAGTATGATTCATTAAAGCAACAATTAAAATTGGTTGAAGAAGAGTCTAACATTGGCAGTTGGGAGTATAATGTTAGCCGTAGTAAAGGGAATTGGTCTAATCAAGTATACTCAATTCTACAGATTGAGAAACTCCCAGCCTTTTTGCCGACATTTAAACGTATGCTAGAGCTTATCGACCCAAAAGAACGTGAGGAATTTCAGAGAGCGATGCAAGATGGTATTGATAAGAGAGAAAGTTTTTCGATTGCATATCGAATTACTCGACAAGATAATGAGGTGAGGGACCTTTACTTTAAAGGGAGCCCAGTACTTAATGAAAATGGTGAAGTCAGTCGTTTTTTAGGGACGGTTCGTGATATCACAGAAAAAAAACAAGAAGAGCAACTACAATTGATAAAAATTAATTTGAGTGTAGGGGTCTGGTCTTATGATGTTAAAATCGGTAAACTTCAATTTTGTTCGCGAGGGATTGAAAAAATCTTCGCACTTGATCGCATAACTCTAGAAAACAAAGGTAAGGGCTGGTTTGATTACGTTCATCAAGAAGATTTATCAAAAGTAAAAGCAAATTACCGAAAGGTGTTAGAAGGCCAAGAAGTTCATGAGCAATATCGCATTATTAACGAAAAACATGAGGAAAAATGGATTGAAACCCAAAGTACCCCTATTCTTGATATGGATGGGAATGTAGTTAGAATAGATGGACATGCTACGGATATTACCAAGCAAAAAGCATCTGAGTTATTGCTAGAGTATATATCCAACCATGACCATGTAACGAAACTACCAAACCGCAAAGCTTTTATGGACAAGCTTAAAGAGGTGATAGACGAAGAACACACCAAGTTTGCTGTGATGTATTTAGATATGGACCGTTTTAGGTCTGTTAATGAATCATTAAGTCATGAGATTGGGGATAAGGTACTAATCGATATTTCAAACCGTCTGAAAAATGCTTTAGACCAAACTGCTTACCTTGCTCGTTTAGGTGGTGATGAATTCGCCATTTGTCTACGTGATATTAATAATATCGCGGATACCTATAAGGTAGCTGAAAACCTCATTGAGTTAATCGAAAAGCCAATTTTTATTGAAGAGCATGAGATTTATATGACAACAAGTATTGGCATTAGTCTATATCCTCTAGATGGTCGTGATATTGATAGCCTTCTCCGTCATGCAAGTATTGCCTTACATAAGGCGAAAGTTGAAGGCAAAAATAGCTGGAAGGTCTATTCTCCTTCCTTAAATATAGAGTCATATAAATTATTTTCTTTAGAAAAAGATTTGAGGAAAGCTTTTATTAACCAGGAGTTTTTTATTGAGTATCAACCAAAAGTAGATACAAAAACAAACATAATAAAGGGAGCTGAAGCATTGATTCGATGGAAGCACCCAGAATGGGGAGTAGTATCACCACACGAGTTTATCCCATTGGCAGAAGACAGTGGGCTCAGCTTCCGGTTGAGTGATTCGGTGTTAGACAAAGTTTGTAAACAGTTAAAAATTTGGGAGAATCAAGGGAAATCACTAGTACCAATTTCTGTGAATATTACACCTAACCGACTATTAAAGGCAGGATTTGCTGATGATGTGTTAGAGATAATAGAAGAAACAAGTGTTGATCCTAACTTAATCGAACTGGAAATAACTGAAGAGACAGTAATAAGAAATATTGATGCCGCTAAATCAGTTATTGCTCAATTAAGAGAAAAGGGTATTACCTTTGCACTTGATGATTTTTGTTCTGGGTACTCATCGCTATCGTATTTAAATGAGTTAGATATTTCTACTGTTAAGATTGATAAATCTTTTATCACTAAAATATCAGATGATAATAATAAAACAAAAGGTATAATTAGAAGTTTAATCATTTTAGCAGATGAATTGAAAGTGAACTTAGTAGCAGAAGGTGTCGAGACGAATGAGCAATTAAACTTTTTACGTCAGCTAGATTGTCCGCTTATACAAGGCTTTATATATAGTAAGTCAATACCTGGCGAGGGTTTACAATCATTATTGAAGAAAGGTTCTATAAAACCAAAGTCTGCAAACGATCTCCAAAAGCGAACCGAAAATCGACGGAAGTTTTACCGCATAAACTTTGATTACCCACTATGCGCGAGGATGACGATCGTTAAATTCAAAGGGCAGGATGTTAAATTAGGCAATTCAAAATCACTTATCGAGGACCTTAGTTTAGGGGGAATACGATTTACGACACAAATTAATTTGCCTGTACGTTCAGATGTTCTATTAGAATTTACAACGAAAATATTAGGTGAAGAAGTTACAGTGTGCGGATATATTGTATGGAAACATGAAGCGAACAATGATTTGTTTCAATATGGATTACAATTTATTACAACGGAAAAAGAGATGGATAAATTTGCCCCACTTTTTAATAAACTGTCATTAAATTTGAAAACTAGTCCAATACTTCAAGACTGTAGTTTTTTACGAATAGGAAGGACAGCGTATTTTAAGGGAGAGGACAAATGA
- a CDS encoding MFS transporter, with product MKKYSRSIVITYSILSAGVIFILTPLLSNVFLLGIVSFILGLSLGIGQPLSISITINSLPKERVGEGLGLRLSINKLTQVLMPVLLGGVSAVGGMASVFYISGLLIMSASLNKKKK from the coding sequence ATAAAAAAATATAGTAGAAGTATAGTTATTACATATTCAATATTGAGTGCAGGGGTAATTTTTATTTTAACACCATTATTATCTAATGTTTTTTTGTTAGGTATTGTTTCATTTATTCTTGGATTAAGCTTAGGTATTGGTCAACCACTTTCTATATCCATTACCATAAATTCTTTACCGAAAGAGAGAGTTGGAGAAGGTCTAGGGCTGAGACTATCTATTAACAAATTGACTCAGGTATTAATGCCAGTTTTATTAGGTGGTGTATCTGCTGTTGGTGGTATGGCGAGTGTTTTTTATATTTCAGGATTGTTGATCATGTCTGCATCTTTAAATAAGAAGAAAAAATAA
- a CDS encoding BCCT family transporter, whose protein sequence is MKTINNLNTDWATFTVSGGFLFLFVISSLIDINMVEGWVTESFNWSVTFFGAYWQLLLLGNFAIGIILAFSRYGNVKLGKMEKPENGYFRWISMILCTLLASGGVFWAASEPIYHYVTTPPLFANDGLTPQEAIIPALSQSFVHWGFLAWACLGTLTTIVLMYAHYHKGYPLKPRAVLYPIFGEKIFNKSIIGSTADIVSIIAVAAGTMGPIGFLGLQIGYGLHFLFDIPNTLVTNIIVVGALIIIAAISVASGVDKGIQFLSRLNVIFVVLLTAIILIIGPTMFLIDSFISAQAFQLQNFFGMNLYRSDQAWLGYWTIFFWGWFLGYAPMMAIFISKISRGRTIRELIVAVSIIAPLVSNFWFAVVGGTGLSQELNNPGSISGPLGDGGMPATVMAITDQLPMGLWMAIGFLIVSIVFVSTTVDSISYTVAVTLQGTDHPQKSMRVFWVILFGILSVVLLTIGEGSIQALQNFIVVTAVPVSILLLPPLWSAPKIAKQMAKEQSEEPSVEDTKEVKVKVAK, encoded by the coding sequence ATGAAAACAATAAACAATTTGAACACGGACTGGGCTACATTTACTGTTAGTGGAGGTTTTTTATTCCTCTTTGTCATTTCTTCACTAATTGACATTAATATGGTTGAAGGTTGGGTAACTGAATCCTTCAATTGGTCAGTGACATTTTTTGGTGCTTATTGGCAATTATTATTGCTAGGAAATTTTGCGATTGGAATTATATTAGCTTTTTCAAGATATGGAAATGTGAAGTTAGGAAAAATGGAGAAACCTGAGAATGGTTATTTCCGTTGGATTTCTATGATTCTATGTACGCTCCTAGCTAGTGGTGGTGTATTTTGGGCTGCATCAGAGCCAATCTATCATTATGTTACAACTCCACCGTTGTTTGCGAATGATGGGCTGACACCACAAGAGGCAATCATACCGGCTTTATCACAAAGCTTTGTACACTGGGGCTTCCTAGCTTGGGCGTGTTTAGGTACTTTAACAACAATTGTCCTCATGTATGCACATTATCATAAAGGGTATCCACTTAAACCTCGTGCAGTTTTATATCCTATTTTCGGAGAAAAAATATTTAATAAAAGTATCATTGGGTCAACTGCCGATATCGTTTCAATTATTGCAGTTGCTGCAGGCACAATGGGACCTATCGGATTTTTAGGTCTGCAAATTGGATATGGTCTTCATTTTTTATTTGATATTCCAAATACGTTGGTTACGAATATTATCGTTGTTGGGGCACTAATCATTATTGCTGCTATATCTGTAGCAAGTGGTGTTGACAAAGGTATTCAATTCTTAAGTCGCTTAAATGTTATATTTGTTGTATTATTAACAGCAATCATTCTCATTATTGGCCCAACAATGTTTTTAATAGATTCTTTTATTAGTGCTCAAGCCTTTCAATTACAGAACTTTTTCGGAATGAATTTATATCGCTCGGATCAAGCTTGGCTCGGTTATTGGACTATATTTTTCTGGGGCTGGTTCCTAGGGTATGCTCCAATGATGGCTATTTTTATTAGTAAAATCTCGCGTGGTCGCACGATCAGGGAGCTTATTGTAGCAGTATCTATTATTGCACCATTAGTTAGTAACTTCTGGTTTGCAGTTGTTGGTGGTACAGGGTTATCTCAAGAACTAAACAATCCTGGTTCCATTTCAGGCCCATTAGGTGATGGCGGAATGCCCGCGACCGTAATGGCCATTACGGATCAACTACCGATGGGATTATGGATGGCTATTGGGTTCTTAATCGTTAGTATTGTGTTTGTATCGACGACAGTTGATTCCATTTCTTATACGGTCGCAGTAACCTTACAAGGTACGGATCATCCACAAAAATCGATGAGAGTCTTTTGGGTCATTTTATTCGGTATATTATCCGTCGTACTACTAACCATTGGTGAAGGAAGTATACAGGCATTACAAAACTTTATTGTTGTCACCGCAGTACCTGTATCTATATTACTACTTCCACCACTATGGAGTGCACCAAAAATTGCAAAGCAGATGGCTAAAGAACAAAGTGAAGAACCTTCTGTTGAAGATACAAAAGAAGTGAAGGTAAAAGTAGCAAAATAA
- a CDS encoding winged helix-turn-helix transcriptional regulator, whose amino-acid sequence MKQRTICPRFEKAISLLSQRWTALVIYQLLLGSQRFNEIQSSIGISGKVLSERLKDLEHQGVVKREVIPETPVIIEYSLTEKGQAMEPILKTIENWSQAWIMEDSDATEKN is encoded by the coding sequence ATGAAACAACGTACAATTTGCCCAAGATTTGAAAAGGCAATTTCGTTATTAAGTCAAAGGTGGACAGCATTAGTGATCTATCAATTATTATTGGGATCACAAAGGTTTAATGAAATACAATCTTCTATTGGTATAAGTGGTAAGGTCTTATCAGAACGATTAAAGGACTTAGAACACCAAGGGGTAGTGAAACGTGAGGTTATACCCGAAACCCCAGTCATCATTGAGTATTCCTTGACAGAAAAAGGGCAGGCCATGGAACCCATTTTAAAAACAATTGAGAACTGGTCTCAAGCTTGGATTATGGAGGATTCAGACGCAACTGAAAAAAATTAG
- a CDS encoding VOC family protein, whose amino-acid sequence MRYHTKPTTFVGHVKIKVENLQRSIEFYQDILGFSVLEKTISTAKLTTDGKTSFLSLEQPENVIPKQGRTTGLYHFAILLPDQSDLANIVVHLVDKGIRFGASDHLVSEALYLNDPDGNQIEIYRDRTPSEWNWNGDEIAMTVDPLDFEKLLQHATPNSRWEKMPTETVMGHIHLHVSDLKKTEEFYVKGLGMDVVNRFGGQALFLSYGKYHHHVGVNTWNGVGAKAPAQNSVGLESFTLIFDNEEARKQVVTQLKQIGVDVLEENNHYITLDPSGNRVELAV is encoded by the coding sequence ATGAGGTATCATACGAAACCTACAACGTTTGTTGGGCATGTCAAAATTAAAGTAGAAAATTTACAACGTTCAATAGAATTTTATCAAGATATTTTGGGATTCAGTGTTTTAGAAAAAACAATTTCAACAGCAAAACTAACGACTGATGGGAAAACTAGCTTTTTATCACTGGAACAACCTGAAAATGTTATTCCGAAACAAGGAAGAACCACTGGTTTGTATCATTTTGCGATTCTCTTACCAGATCAATCAGATTTAGCCAATATTGTCGTGCATTTGGTCGATAAAGGAATTCGCTTTGGGGCTTCAGATCATCTTGTCAGTGAAGCACTGTATCTAAATGATCCAGATGGAAACCAGATTGAAATTTATCGTGACCGCACTCCGTCTGAATGGAATTGGAATGGTGATGAGATAGCAATGACTGTTGATCCACTAGATTTTGAAAAATTGCTACAGCATGCTACACCAAATAGTCGTTGGGAAAAAATGCCGACTGAAACGGTCATGGGTCACATTCATTTGCACGTATCCGATCTAAAAAAGACAGAAGAATTTTATGTAAAAGGATTAGGAATGGATGTCGTCAATCGATTTGGCGGGCAGGCATTATTCCTTTCTTACGGAAAATATCACCACCACGTTGGGGTCAACACATGGAATGGTGTAGGTGCTAAAGCTCCGGCCCAAAATAGTGTAGGTCTCGAATCGTTTACGCTCATTTTTGATAATGAAGAAGCACGAAAGCAAGTAGTAACACAATTGAAACAAATTGGTGTGGATGTATTAGAAGAAAATAATCATTATATTACGCTTGATCCTTCTGGAAATCGAGTAGAGTTAGCGGTATAA
- a CDS encoding LLM class flavin-dependent oxidoreductase, which yields MSTVEKTSIDIGIYTLADIGPDPLTGKTVTVKERLTEIIQAATLADEAGLDIFGVGEHHRLDYASSSPAVILAAIAHATKRIKLTSTTSVLSTLDPVRLFEDFATLDLLSNGRAEIIAGRGAFIESFPLFGYSTNDYDELFEEHMDLLLQLTQNETVTWSGKFRSSLNNAEIAPRPVQERLPVWIGVGGSPESAVRAGKFGVGMALAILGGDPLRFKPLVDFYRETGINAGHSPEDLRVGVTGHAYIAETTQQAKSEFFPYYSNYWSYVNRQRGMGTRLSKDDFDQMTGPDTALFVGSTQQIVEKILRQHEAFGHTRFLAQLDIGGLPVSKVAKSIELLATEVAPIIKKATSKSIKNETLA from the coding sequence ATGTCTACTGTAGAAAAAACAAGCATCGATATAGGGATTTACACACTTGCAGATATTGGTCCTGATCCATTAACTGGAAAAACGGTAACGGTTAAAGAACGATTAACAGAAATCATTCAAGCGGCAACACTTGCTGATGAAGCAGGGCTGGATATATTTGGGGTAGGGGAGCATCATCGTCTAGATTATGCCTCTTCTTCACCTGCAGTCATATTGGCTGCTATTGCACATGCAACAAAACGAATTAAATTAACAAGTACTACAAGTGTGTTAAGTACACTTGATCCGGTTCGTCTCTTTGAAGATTTTGCTACATTAGATTTACTTTCAAATGGTCGAGCTGAAATCATAGCTGGCAGGGGAGCATTTATAGAATCATTTCCGCTGTTTGGGTATAGCACAAACGATTATGATGAATTGTTTGAAGAGCATATGGATTTGCTTTTACAATTAACTCAAAATGAGACCGTTACGTGGTCAGGAAAGTTCCGTTCATCTTTAAACAATGCTGAAATTGCCCCGAGGCCAGTACAAGAACGCTTACCAGTTTGGATCGGGGTTGGCGGTTCGCCGGAAAGTGCTGTTCGTGCTGGAAAATTTGGCGTTGGAATGGCACTAGCGATATTAGGCGGAGATCCATTACGTTTTAAACCGCTCGTTGACTTTTACCGTGAAACCGGAATAAATGCCGGGCATTCCCCAGAAGACTTAAGGGTTGGCGTAACGGGGCATGCCTATATTGCTGAAACAACTCAGCAAGCGAAAAGTGAATTCTTCCCATATTACTCGAACTATTGGTCCTATGTGAATCGTCAACGAGGAATGGGAACGAGATTATCAAAGGACGACTTCGATCAAATGACAGGCCCAGATACCGCATTGTTTGTAGGAAGTACGCAGCAAATTGTGGAGAAAATCTTAAGACAACATGAGGCTTTTGGACATACACGTTTTCTAGCACAGCTGGATATAGGCGGCTTGCCTGTTAGTAAAGTAGCGAAAAGTATTGAATTACTAGCGACAGAAGTTGCACCAATAATAAAAAAAGCAACTAGTAAATCAATAAAAAATGAAACATTGGCATGA
- a CDS encoding GTP cyclohydrolase II: MTQTKFESRILSILEDKIQLIKTKEGAIYLVGPIKLPVNLDGETVQFNWYCWLNCGEVTEDFDRIIDKLSSANLSELQQSSVLTYGDFSYSDDAIIRMHSICHTGDIFGSKRCDCGYQLKQSMKNIIEHGTGALFYLANHEGRGIGLFSKAMAYILQENNYDTVEANEALGFVDDSRNYSDAIHVLKALRSKPVTLLTNNPKKLEALKNAGLPVSGRESLWGDRSEFNEKYLETKVIRSGHIGEEETCCND; the protein is encoded by the coding sequence ATGACACAAACAAAATTCGAGTCAAGGATTCTTTCAATACTTGAAGATAAAATTCAACTAATTAAAACAAAGGAAGGTGCCATCTATTTAGTTGGACCTATAAAACTTCCGGTTAATTTGGATGGAGAGACAGTTCAATTCAATTGGTACTGTTGGTTAAATTGTGGTGAGGTAACAGAGGACTTTGACCGTATTATTGATAAATTATCTTCAGCTAATTTATCCGAATTACAGCAATCGAGTGTCTTAACCTATGGTGATTTTAGCTACAGTGATGATGCCATTATTAGAATGCATTCCATCTGTCATACAGGAGATATTTTCGGAAGTAAAAGGTGTGATTGTGGGTATCAATTAAAACAATCAATGAAAAATATTATTGAACATGGTACAGGTGCTTTATTTTATTTAGCTAATCATGAAGGACGAGGAATTGGTCTATTTAGCAAAGCAATGGCTTACATTCTCCAAGAGAATAACTACGATACAGTTGAGGCAAATGAAGCGCTTGGCTTTGTTGATGATTCTAGAAATTATAGTGATGCGATTCATGTTTTAAAAGCATTAAGAAGTAAGCCTGTTACTTTATTGACCAATAACCCGAAAAAATTAGAGGCTTTAAAGAATGCTGGTTTACCGGTATCAGGAAGAGAGTCGTTATGGGGAGATCGATCAGAGTTTAATGAAAAATATCTAGAAACAAAAGTAATTCGTTCGGGTCACATTGGAGAAGAGGAGACATGTTGTAATGACTAG
- a CDS encoding (2Fe-2S) ferredoxin domain-containing protein: MATWDLTETKHHILLCNGSSCNKAGAEELTQAVRAEIMARGLDHEIHTTRTRCNGRCQDKCVLVVYPSGRWYKDLKPEDASHLISSLSNDNEKLSNKVSFQYNGIAFERTEETVIGEKKIQEKVARVTKGLSMDKQ; encoded by the coding sequence ATGGCTACATGGGATTTAACAGAAACTAAACATCATATTTTACTATGTAACGGAAGCAGTTGTAACAAAGCTGGAGCAGAAGAGTTAACACAGGCAGTTAGAGCAGAGATTATGGCAAGAGGATTAGATCATGAGATTCATACAACTAGAACACGCTGTAATGGACGTTGCCAAGATAAATGTGTATTAGTTGTGTACCCATCAGGTAGATGGTATAAGGATCTGAAACCAGAAGATGCTTCTCATTTAATTTCATCTTTATCTAATGATAATGAGAAGTTATCAAATAAAGTTTCTTTCCAATATAATGGCATTGCATTTGAAAGAACGGAGGAAACGGTCATTGGGGAGAAAAAAATTCAGGAAAAGGTAGCTAGAGTAACAAAAGGATTGTCTATGGATAAGCAATAA